Proteins co-encoded in one Deltaproteobacteria bacterium genomic window:
- a CDS encoding alpha/beta fold hydrolase codes for MPYSTNHGVKSYYEVSGEGYPLVLMHANPFDRRMFMYQAAHFSTFVKVINIDLRAYGYSDKPATPITMNDLCDDVVAVCKQEGAREAVFAGVSVGGVMGLQLGLDHPEIFKALILVGCSSMPGDRYGSRIDGYMKQGVEKFHIQHLTDLVSKDFPQTILGKYLLGMHTEMDAELSAPAIAEIFNALQNRDLTARLPELKMPVLIMNGEFDNSLKRSKEMSTRIAGAVHHTIPGAGHACCLEDPATFDAHMLQFLRKHGFIKP; via the coding sequence ATGCCCTACAGCACAAACCACGGCGTCAAAAGCTACTACGAAGTCTCGGGCGAAGGCTATCCGCTGGTCTTGATGCATGCCAACCCGTTTGACCGGCGCATGTTCATGTACCAGGCGGCGCACTTTTCGACGTTTGTGAAAGTGATCAACATCGATCTGCGCGCCTACGGCTATTCTGACAAGCCGGCAACGCCGATCACGATGAACGATCTGTGCGACGACGTGGTCGCCGTGTGCAAACAGGAAGGCGCGCGCGAAGCAGTTTTTGCCGGCGTCAGCGTCGGCGGTGTCATGGGCTTGCAGTTGGGGCTGGACCATCCGGAGATTTTCAAAGCGCTGATTCTAGTTGGCTGCAGCAGCATGCCGGGCGACCGCTACGGCAGCCGCATCGATGGTTACATGAAGCAGGGCGTTGAGAAATTTCATATCCAGCATCTCACCGACCTGGTGAGCAAAGACTTTCCGCAGACAATATTGGGCAAATATTTGTTGGGCATGCACACTGAGATGGACGCCGAGCTCAGCGCGCCAGCGATTGCCGAAATCTTCAATGCGTTACAGAACCGCGATCTCACCGCGCGCTTGCCCGAGCTTAAAATGCCGGTGCTGATCATGAACGGCGAGTTCGACAACTCGCTCAAACGCAGCAAAGAGATGAGCACGCGCATCGCCGGGGCGGTGCATCATACGATCCCCGGCGCCGGGCATGCTTGCTGTTTGGAAGATCCCGCAACCTTCGATGCTCACATGCTCCAATTTCTCAGGAAGCACGGCTTCATAAAACCGTAG
- a CDS encoding VOC family protein translates to MAKLRHLALLTRQPDKLAEYYKKVFDMKEMYRTKNGSVHLSDGEVNLAILNANDPKEPGHADGLYHFGFHVEDAQETTKRISEVYPAGAPKDRIATYAEGRCADPDGNLIDISTTGWGPVRRNDL, encoded by the coding sequence ATGGCAAAGCTGCGCCACTTGGCTTTACTGACGCGCCAACCGGATAAGCTGGCGGAATATTACAAAAAAGTTTTCGACATGAAGGAGATGTATCGAACGAAAAATGGCTCGGTGCATCTGTCCGACGGCGAGGTCAATCTAGCGATTCTTAACGCCAACGATCCCAAAGAGCCGGGCCATGCGGATGGCCTCTATCATTTCGGTTTTCATGTGGAAGATGCACAGGAAACCACTAAGCGCATCAGTGAAGTTTATCCAGCCGGCGCGCCAAAGGATCGCATTGCCACTTATGCTGAAGGCCGCTGCGCCGATCCCGACGGCAATTTGATCGATATCTCGACGACGGGTTGGGGGCCGGTGCGGCGGAATGATCTGTAA
- a CDS encoding alpha/beta hydrolase, with protein MNYFLRIIVVSWVCHCAGNAVAQEIVTLPTRPHVTQSFFLTSAPKRTEAMVVLFPGSGGAIRLRDEGGRPRFDSGNFLVRSRSEFIKYGARAAIIDAPSDQQSGWGMSDEFRLGEEHAADIGAVIDDLQRRFSNLPLFLIGTSRGTISAAALGARFGSRIAGVVMTASLFRAVPPRSKEPGPGLSRFDFATIRVPLLFAHHVSDQCQFTPYGDAARLSEKYPLISVFGGDTPQSGPCDARSQHGFLGKENQTVEQIVNWMLKKPFQTEVK; from the coding sequence ATGAATTATTTCCTGCGAATTATTGTTGTGAGCTGGGTCTGCCATTGCGCCGGCAACGCTGTGGCGCAGGAGATTGTTACACTGCCGACCCGGCCCCATGTGACCCAGTCTTTTTTTCTCACCAGCGCGCCGAAACGGACCGAGGCGATGGTCGTGCTTTTTCCCGGCTCGGGCGGCGCGATTCGCCTGCGCGACGAGGGCGGCAGGCCAAGATTTGACAGCGGCAATTTTCTCGTGCGCAGCCGCAGCGAATTTATCAAATATGGCGCCCGAGCGGCGATCATCGATGCGCCGTCGGATCAGCAAAGCGGTTGGGGCATGAGCGATGAGTTCCGGTTGGGCGAAGAGCACGCCGCAGACATCGGCGCTGTGATCGACGATTTGCAGCGGCGCTTTTCGAATCTGCCATTATTTTTGATCGGCACGAGCCGCGGCACAATCTCGGCAGCGGCGCTCGGAGCCCGCTTCGGCTCCCGGATCGCCGGCGTCGTAATGACGGCCTCGCTATTTCGCGCCGTGCCGCCGAGATCCAAAGAGCCCGGCCCCGGGCTCAGTCGTTTCGATTTCGCAACGATTCGCGTTCCACTCTTGTTTGCGCATCACGTCAGCGATCAGTGCCAGTTTACCCCCTACGGCGATGCGGCGCGGCTGTCGGAAAAATACCCGTTGATCTCCGTTTTTGGCGGTGACACGCCGCAATCCGGCCCTTGCGATGCGCGCAGCCAGCACGGCTTTCTCGGTAAAGAAAACCAAACCGTCGAGCAGATCGTCAACTGGATGTTGAAGAAGCCATTCCAGACCGAAGTAAAGTAG
- a CDS encoding D-2-hydroxyacid dehydrogenase family protein translates to MKIAILDDYQDAFRKQKAVAKLAGHEIVAFTDTEKDPARLADRLKDANALVLTQQRSSFPRAVIERLPNLKVICQTGSGTAHIDVAACSERGVAVCAAGSGRSNSTAELTWGLILCSLRKLPFEVKQLREGKWQSTVGVEVRDKTLGIYALGKIGGIVAAVGKAFGMRVVCWGRETTKKRAAEAGYEFAASREAFFSECDVISLHLPLNKDTRGIVKVADLKRMKPTALFVNPSRMGLVADGALVEALKSGRPGLAATDVYEEEPVVGANHALLKMDNVVCTPHLGYVTEEGYHNFYTTIIDELAAFAAGNPINVVNADALKK, encoded by the coding sequence ATGAAAATAGCTATCCTCGACGATTATCAAGACGCGTTTCGCAAGCAGAAAGCCGTGGCAAAGCTTGCAGGGCATGAGATCGTTGCGTTCACCGATACGGAGAAAGATCCGGCGCGTTTAGCTGACCGGCTGAAAGACGCCAACGCCCTCGTTCTGACGCAACAGCGCTCGAGTTTCCCGCGCGCGGTCATCGAGCGGCTGCCTAATTTGAAAGTGATTTGCCAGACCGGCTCCGGCACCGCACACATCGATGTTGCTGCCTGTAGCGAAAGGGGCGTTGCCGTCTGTGCTGCCGGCTCGGGGCGGTCGAATTCGACTGCCGAGTTAACCTGGGGCCTAATTCTGTGCTCGCTGCGCAAGTTGCCGTTCGAGGTCAAGCAGCTCCGCGAAGGGAAATGGCAGTCAACCGTCGGCGTGGAAGTGAGGGACAAGACGTTGGGAATCTACGCGCTTGGCAAAATCGGTGGCATTGTCGCCGCCGTTGGCAAAGCCTTCGGCATGCGCGTAGTCTGCTGGGGGCGCGAGACCACCAAAAAGCGGGCCGCGGAGGCGGGTTATGAATTTGCCGCCAGCCGCGAAGCGTTTTTCTCCGAGTGCGACGTGATCAGTTTGCACCTGCCGCTCAACAAAGACACTCGCGGCATCGTCAAAGTAGCAGATTTGAAGCGCATGAAACCGACAGCACTATTCGTCAACCCAAGCCGCATGGGATTGGTGGCTGACGGCGCATTGGTCGAAGCGCTGAAGAGCGGTCGGCCGGGCTTGGCCGCCACTGACGTGTACGAGGAAGAGCCGGTGGTCGGGGCGAATCATGCGCTGCTCAAAATGGACAACGTGGTTTGCACGCCGCACCTCGGCTACGTCACCGAGGAAGGCTATCACAATTTCTACACGACGATCATCGACGAACTGGCCGCATTCGCTGCGGGGAATCCGATCAATGTCGTGAATGCGGATGCGCTGAAGAAGTAA
- a CDS encoding amidohydrolase, translating into MWNGFKVIDADAHHHEPRDMWDRYLEPAYKDRVPKVIGMQRNFYVYAKDEKLDDALNSGGAIPAHHDQWMKDKYGVAYDHWWSPEVRLKDMDRFGWDIQVILSTNGNRVMETALKRPDVGAAMARAYHNWCRDYCSTDPARLKFTATLPASDSSMMLTEARRAVEKLGAVSVRNPLLPEGKWLHDPEYDGLWQMASDLDFPISVHGESRHRRAAPFRPLAVHGGQEGPFAALDHIMGFPMDNMITLAHYVFTGILDRYPKLRLGILEANAGWLNFFLPRMDDHSHGRRVILGQGLPMKPSEYVKRQCVISADPDEPGLDDIVKFFGDDNLVWNTDYPHPDAPDPEKVLPWFEAQPISNESKRKILWDNSIRLYGPRLLEKNP; encoded by the coding sequence ATGTGGAACGGATTCAAAGTCATCGACGCCGACGCGCATCATCACGAGCCGCGTGACATGTGGGATCGCTACCTGGAGCCGGCTTACAAAGATCGCGTGCCGAAAGTCATTGGTATGCAGCGCAATTTTTACGTCTATGCCAAAGACGAAAAGTTGGACGACGCGCTCAATTCCGGTGGCGCGATCCCCGCGCATCACGATCAGTGGATGAAAGACAAGTACGGCGTGGCCTATGATCACTGGTGGTCGCCGGAGGTTCGGCTGAAAGACATGGACCGCTTTGGTTGGGACATCCAGGTGATTCTGTCGACCAACGGCAACCGCGTCATGGAAACGGCGCTGAAGAGGCCCGACGTCGGTGCCGCGATGGCGCGCGCCTATCACAACTGGTGCCGCGACTATTGCAGCACCGATCCGGCGCGTTTGAAGTTTACCGCGACGCTGCCTGCCAGCGACAGCTCGATGATGCTTACCGAGGCGCGCCGCGCTGTGGAAAAGCTCGGCGCGGTCTCGGTGCGCAACCCTCTGTTGCCCGAAGGCAAATGGCTGCACGATCCCGAGTACGATGGCCTGTGGCAGATGGCCAGCGACTTGGATTTTCCGATTTCTGTCCACGGCGAGTCACGCCACCGGCGCGCCGCGCCGTTTCGTCCTCTTGCCGTGCACGGCGGCCAGGAAGGACCGTTTGCGGCCCTCGATCACATCATGGGCTTTCCGATGGATAACATGATCACGTTGGCGCACTACGTGTTTACCGGCATTCTAGACCGCTATCCGAAGCTGCGACTGGGAATTTTGGAAGCCAACGCCGGTTGGCTCAATTTCTTCCTGCCGCGCATGGACGACCACTCGCACGGCCGGCGCGTCATCTTGGGTCAAGGTTTGCCGATGAAGCCGAGCGAATACGTCAAACGCCAATGCGTGATCTCCGCCGATCCGGATGAACCGGGGCTCGATGACATCGTCAAGTTTTTTGGCGATGACAATCTAGTGTGGAACACCGATTATCCGCACCCCGACGCACCGGATCCGGAGAAAGTCTTACCGTGGTTTGAGGCGCAGCCGATCTCGAACGAGAGCAAGCGGAAAATCTTGTGGGATAACTCGATCCGACTCTACGGGCCGAGGTTGCTGGAGAAGAACCCGTGA
- a CDS encoding ABC transporter substrate-binding protein — translation MRRFSSSLLALLAVVLLDVAAHGQERFRVAYGGFNETASSMWIGSERGFFKKYGIDAQMIQVRSGALSIATTVAKEVEAVWAAQSTILSTVSGGIKMTCVAGPVNKIPRNLMVRKEVRHAEDLRGKTVGVQSIGGGLWLQTMIILDHLGVDPDKYGIKVRIIGDEATMAQAMITNNIDFGVITYGLSETLYPQGFKSLIDAAEITAPYQGPEICGLKESVTSRNDFYQRVTRALAESVAYILDDNNKADVTRVVAKNLRLNKPEVIEGSYRVLRKMTTLDMAPNAAAFKSVQRILARINPKITQVDLNEVIDTSFVRNLESTGFLPELRKKLK, via the coding sequence ATGCGTAGATTTTCGTCTAGTTTACTCGCGCTGCTTGCCGTTGTCTTGCTCGACGTTGCCGCCCATGGCCAAGAGCGTTTCCGAGTCGCCTACGGTGGCTTCAACGAAACTGCGAGTTCGATGTGGATCGGGAGCGAGCGCGGCTTCTTCAAGAAATACGGCATCGATGCGCAGATGATCCAGGTGCGCAGCGGCGCTTTGAGCATCGCGACCACTGTCGCGAAAGAAGTCGAAGCGGTCTGGGCTGCGCAGTCAACCATCCTCAGCACCGTCTCGGGTGGCATCAAGATGACTTGTGTCGCCGGTCCCGTCAATAAAATTCCCCGCAATCTCATGGTCCGCAAAGAAGTGCGCCATGCGGAAGATCTGCGCGGCAAAACCGTCGGCGTCCAAAGCATCGGCGGCGGCTTGTGGCTGCAGACGATGATCATTCTCGATCATCTGGGCGTCGATCCCGATAAGTATGGCATCAAGGTGCGCATCATCGGCGACGAAGCGACCATGGCCCAAGCGATGATAACCAACAATATTGACTTCGGCGTGATCACCTACGGCCTGAGCGAAACGCTGTACCCGCAGGGTTTCAAATCGTTGATCGATGCCGCTGAAATCACCGCACCTTACCAGGGGCCGGAGATCTGCGGGCTGAAGGAATCGGTCACCAGCCGCAACGACTTCTATCAACGCGTCACGCGCGCGCTTGCCGAGTCGGTCGCCTACATCCTCGACGATAACAACAAGGCGGACGTGACCAGGGTCGTGGCCAAGAATCTGCGATTGAACAAGCCCGAGGTCATCGAAGGGTCGTACCGAGTGCTGCGCAAAATGACCACGCTGGACATGGCGCCCAACGCCGCAGCGTTCAAGTCGGTGCAGCGCATTTTGGCGCGCATCAACCCGAAGATCACCCAGGTCGATCTCAATGAGGTGATCGACACGAGCTTTGTGCGCAACCTGGAGTCGACAGGCTTTCTCCCCGAGCTGAGGAAAAAACTGAAATAG
- a CDS encoding peptidylprolyl isomerase translates to MSTLKLAVFIVVGFWFFVDHRAAPAAESGVAVQNGSVVSMEYTLTDDKGQVMDTSKGKPPLVFTKGSGQIIPGLDKELLGMKVGQEKKVQVKPEDGYGPVNPAAFQEVPKDKLPPEALKVGTMLMASGPQGQPMPVRVHEIKDSTVIVDFNHPMAGKTLFFDIKVVDIKKAGDKAAPKKQ, encoded by the coding sequence GTGAGTACGCTAAAGCTTGCCGTCTTTATCGTGGTTGGCTTTTGGTTCTTTGTCGACCATCGTGCCGCGCCGGCTGCTGAGTCTGGAGTCGCGGTTCAGAATGGTTCGGTGGTTTCGATGGAGTACACGTTGACAGACGACAAAGGCCAAGTGATGGACACCAGCAAAGGCAAGCCGCCATTGGTTTTTACCAAGGGCAGCGGCCAGATCATCCCTGGTTTGGATAAAGAACTCCTCGGCATGAAAGTTGGCCAGGAAAAAAAGGTGCAGGTAAAGCCGGAGGATGGCTATGGTCCCGTGAACCCGGCGGCATTTCAAGAAGTTCCCAAAGACAAATTACCGCCCGAGGCACTCAAAGTTGGGACCATGCTGATGGCCAGCGGGCCGCAAGGGCAGCCGATGCCGGTGCGCGTCCATGAGATCAAGGATTCGACCGTAATCGTCGACTTCAACCATCCGATGGCTGGAAAGACGCTCTTTTTTGACATCAAGGTTGTCGATATCAAGAAAGCCGGGGATAAAGCGGCACCCAAGAAACAATAG
- a CDS encoding zinc ribbon domain-containing protein, with amino-acid sequence MPLYEYRCRRCQSLTEAYWPSVNSAARAVRCEQCGSHATTKIISNVSFKIAQGAMYNDEFLHRAKPFLGKQKETAEMFAEAKGSEDAKTFQMAERIGKRIDRALARRVPR; translated from the coding sequence ATGCCGTTGTACGAATACCGTTGCAGAAGATGCCAAAGCCTGACCGAGGCTTATTGGCCAAGTGTGAATAGTGCTGCGCGAGCCGTGAGATGCGAACAATGTGGCAGCCACGCGACAACGAAAATCATTTCCAACGTCAGTTTCAAGATTGCCCAGGGGGCGATGTATAACGACGAGTTTCTTCATCGCGCCAAGCCGTTTCTGGGCAAGCAGAAAGAGACGGCTGAGATGTTTGCCGAGGCAAAAGGCTCCGAGGATGCCAAGACTTTTCAAATGGCCGAACGAATCGGTAAACGCATTGACAGGGCACTGGCGCGGCGAGTGCCGCGCTAG
- a CDS encoding PPOX class F420-dependent oxidoreductase — translation MPLQHPNMTVAHRQLTAKERQLLEKPVLVHVGIVLPDGTPHVSAMWVDLEGEDIILNTAEGRTKANVLRLGSPVALSVVDSENPYRNLGLRGRVVQVVSEEEGAGAGINRLAKKYLGVEEYPYRAPGERRVQFQLRPTVVSGWGKD, via the coding sequence ATGCCCCTGCAACATCCAAATATGACAGTTGCGCATCGGCAGTTGACCGCGAAGGAGCGCCAGTTACTGGAGAAACCCGTGCTCGTTCATGTCGGCATCGTCTTGCCAGACGGCACTCCTCACGTTTCCGCGATGTGGGTCGACCTAGAAGGTGAGGATATCATTCTCAACACAGCAGAGGGACGGACCAAGGCCAACGTGCTGCGCCTCGGCAGCCCGGTCGCGCTCAGCGTCGTTGATTCTGAAAACCCCTACCGCAATCTCGGCCTGCGCGGCCGCGTGGTCCAAGTCGTTAGCGAGGAGGAGGGCGCCGGCGCCGGGATCAACCGCCTCGCCAAGAAGTATCTCGGAGTGGAAGAATACCCCTATCGCGCTCCTGGAGAGCGCCGGGTACAGTTCCAGCTGCGCCCGACGGTCGTCAGCGGTTGGGGAAAAGACTAG
- a CDS encoding amidohydrolase family protein, with translation MHDLILRNGRIYDGSGMPSFVGDVAIKDGRIAAIGRVNESAAQVLDVSGLAVAPGLIDFHTHFDAQLMWDPLASSSSEHGVTTVVTGNCGLTLAPCKPEGRDALIGTFVRVEAMPRHTLQAGIPWEWTTHGEYLNALERRPLAVNVATLVGHCAVRQYVMGEAAVERVANEGEIDQMAQLVRDGMKAGAFGFSTNSNQTHYREDGKPVASRFADLNEIAQLSRALGESHRGVVQLTHGAFATPEHVAQLKSWYDAIPGESGRPLIGESIRHRWSDPDLWRKQLDDVEERVRRGAAAYAMTSTRLAIRRWNLKEGDRFDALPSWKNVMLLPLAERKAQLRDAGVRARLAGEVGDRKFRLNFSRRWDLVFVNKTSWNQNYQGKSIAEIAHLQGKSDVDALFDLALSEELETVFEDSVTQGDEKAVREIFCSPYVLLGQSDAGAHVANGNPGFGYATFLLSYWVRQRGVMPLEEAVKKLTFMPASVFGFHDRGLLRAGLAADVFVFDPATIDQEKPERVNDLPEGAPRFIQHAKGVHWTIVNGKLMMQNGTHTGSFAGQVLRSC, from the coding sequence GCGGCGATCGGCCGAGTCAACGAATCGGCAGCGCAAGTGTTGGATGTCTCCGGCCTTGCTGTCGCGCCTGGATTGATCGATTTTCACACCCACTTCGACGCGCAGCTCATGTGGGACCCGCTCGCGTCATCATCGAGCGAACATGGCGTGACCACAGTGGTCACCGGCAACTGCGGCCTGACGCTGGCGCCCTGCAAACCTGAGGGGCGCGATGCGCTCATCGGTACTTTCGTGCGCGTGGAAGCGATGCCGCGCCACACGTTGCAAGCCGGCATTCCGTGGGAGTGGACGACCCATGGTGAATATCTGAACGCTTTGGAGCGGCGACCGCTGGCAGTCAACGTCGCAACATTGGTGGGTCACTGCGCGGTGCGCCAGTACGTCATGGGTGAAGCCGCCGTCGAACGGGTTGCGAACGAGGGCGAGATTGACCAAATGGCGCAGCTTGTACGCGACGGTATGAAGGCCGGTGCGTTCGGCTTCTCGACCAATTCCAATCAAACCCACTATCGTGAAGACGGTAAACCGGTGGCGAGCCGCTTCGCGGATTTAAATGAGATCGCGCAGCTGAGCCGCGCACTCGGCGAGAGCCATCGCGGCGTCGTGCAGCTTACCCACGGCGCGTTTGCGACGCCGGAGCATGTTGCTCAGCTCAAGAGTTGGTACGACGCGATTCCTGGAGAAAGCGGCAGGCCATTGATCGGCGAAAGCATCCGCCATCGCTGGAGCGATCCTGATTTGTGGCGCAAACAGTTGGACGACGTCGAAGAGCGGGTGCGCCGCGGCGCGGCGGCCTATGCGATGACTTCGACGAGATTAGCGATCAGGCGTTGGAATTTGAAAGAAGGCGATCGCTTCGATGCACTGCCGAGTTGGAAGAACGTGATGCTGCTGCCGCTGGCTGAGCGAAAAGCGCAGCTACGCGATGCCGGCGTGCGGGCGCGGCTTGCCGGTGAGGTCGGCGATCGCAAATTCCGGCTTAACTTCTCGCGCCGCTGGGATTTAGTGTTCGTCAATAAGACCAGTTGGAATCAGAACTATCAAGGCAAAAGCATCGCCGAAATTGCCCATTTGCAGGGCAAGTCAGATGTCGATGCCCTCTTCGATCTTGCCCTGAGCGAAGAGCTCGAAACTGTCTTCGAAGATTCTGTTACCCAAGGGGACGAGAAGGCCGTGCGAGAGATCTTTTGCAGTCCGTATGTGCTGCTCGGGCAGTCCGATGCCGGTGCCCATGTCGCCAACGGTAACCCGGGCTTTGGCTACGCGACCTTTTTGCTGAGCTATTGGGTGCGCCAGCGCGGTGTTATGCCGTTAGAAGAAGCGGTTAAGAAACTAACTTTCATGCCGGCGTCGGTCTTTGGCTTCCACGACCGGGGACTCTTGCGCGCCGGTCTGGCAGCTGATGTCTTCGTCTTCGATCCCGCGACCATCGATCAAGAAAAACCTGAGCGTGTGAACGATCTCCCCGAAGGTGCGCCGCGTTTCATTCAACACGCCAAAGGCGTTCACTGGACGATCGTCAACGGCAAGCTGATGATGCAAAACGGCACGCACACGGGGAGTTTTGCGGGGCAGGTGCTGCGGAGCTGCTGA
- a CDS encoding MBL fold metallo-hydrolase, protein MATVPLKTVDRVEILSVMDNSIDVLMGNTPVAKRHKRGSDAHKGPQLRAEHGVSMLVTTYSGGNKDSFLFDTGVTVDGVLHNMDVLGIKGNELHSVVLSHGHTDHTRGLLGFIKRYGRPRVPIVLHPDAYLKRKNVHGDGHESEHIPPSKKDLEAEDVQIVEERGPTMLIGGNALVTGQIPRTTAFEKGSPNQVALIDGKWQPDPWIHDDQAIVINVKDQGLVVLTGCGHAGVVNTLKCAREMTGVKQIHAVIGGFHLTGPIFEPIVQPTVQALREFNPAVIVPQHCTGWKATHLIAREFPDAFTPNSVGTTMVIGG, encoded by the coding sequence ATGGCAACCGTGCCGCTCAAGACCGTCGATCGCGTCGAAATTCTCAGCGTGATGGACAACTCGATCGATGTATTGATGGGCAACACACCGGTGGCCAAGCGGCACAAACGCGGCAGCGACGCGCACAAAGGGCCGCAACTTCGCGCCGAGCATGGCGTGTCGATGCTCGTAACAACCTACTCGGGCGGCAACAAGGATTCTTTTCTTTTCGACACCGGCGTCACCGTGGACGGCGTGCTGCACAACATGGACGTGCTCGGCATCAAGGGCAACGAGCTTCACTCGGTAGTGCTGAGCCATGGTCACACCGATCATACGCGCGGTTTGTTGGGTTTCATCAAACGCTATGGCCGGCCCAGAGTGCCGATCGTGCTCCATCCTGACGCCTATTTAAAGCGCAAGAACGTCCACGGCGACGGCCATGAGTCGGAACACATTCCACCGAGCAAGAAAGATTTGGAAGCGGAAGACGTGCAAATCGTCGAAGAACGCGGCCCGACGATGTTAATCGGCGGCAACGCGCTGGTGACGGGACAGATCCCCCGCACTACGGCGTTTGAAAAAGGCAGCCCCAATCAAGTCGCGCTGATCGACGGCAAATGGCAGCCCGACCCGTGGATTCACGACGATCAGGCGATTGTCATCAACGTCAAAGACCAAGGCCTGGTCGTGCTGACCGGCTGCGGCCACGCCGGTGTGGTCAATACTTTGAAGTGTGCGCGGGAGATGACCGGCGTTAAGCAGATTCACGCGGTCATCGGCGGGTTTCATCTCACCGGGCCGATCTTTGAGCCGATTGTCCAGCCCACCGTGCAAGCGCTGCGCGAGTTCAATCCCGCCGTGATCGTGCCGCAGCACTGCACCGGTTGGAAAGCGACCCATTTGATCGCGCGAGAATTTCCTGACGCGTTTACGCCGAATAGCGTGGGCACGACGATGGTGATCGGCGGGTAG
- a CDS encoding extracellular solute-binding protein, with amino-acid sequence MIVKSIAIAFAVIALVASVHASEWREKAEAEGKLTWYASLGATDARRIIDRFKEIYPKIDAQFYRAGDAQLMERILAEARAGKFEWDIVSTTGFYAHNLKKRGLLAAYDSPERKFIRTGHKDPQGTWTSVYTNYTVLGYNSRHVSRDNVPKLHSDLLKPMWKGQVGIVQTAYEWFAVMLQAMGQEKGLVFMRELAKQQPQLRNGRTLLAQLIAAGEVNSGLAAYSQNFETLKRDGAPVDWVPLDPVYANLNPLGLSAKAPRANAGKLFIDFVLSKTGQETIRAQRRVPDRIDVLPDPPKLAQGFTAVFTAEQVYENFDRYVKQFQEIFGKN; translated from the coding sequence ATGATCGTAAAAAGTATTGCCATCGCATTTGCCGTGATCGCCCTTGTTGCTTCGGTACATGCTTCGGAGTGGAGAGAAAAAGCCGAAGCGGAAGGCAAACTCACCTGGTACGCCTCACTCGGCGCGACCGACGCGCGCCGCATTATCGATCGCTTCAAAGAAATTTATCCAAAAATCGACGCGCAGTTTTATCGCGCCGGCGATGCGCAGTTGATGGAGCGCATTCTCGCCGAGGCGCGGGCCGGCAAGTTTGAATGGGACATCGTCAGCACGACCGGCTTTTATGCGCACAATTTGAAAAAGCGCGGCCTGTTGGCGGCCTACGATTCGCCGGAGCGAAAGTTTATTCGCACCGGACACAAAGATCCCCAGGGGACGTGGACTTCGGTTTACACGAACTACACGGTGCTCGGCTACAATAGCCGGCACGTCAGCCGCGACAACGTGCCCAAGTTGCACAGCGACTTGCTCAAGCCAATGTGGAAAGGCCAAGTGGGCATCGTGCAGACCGCCTACGAATGGTTTGCCGTCATGCTGCAAGCCATGGGGCAGGAGAAGGGTTTGGTCTTCATGCGTGAGTTGGCTAAGCAGCAGCCGCAACTCCGCAACGGCCGAACTTTGTTGGCGCAGCTCATTGCCGCAGGAGAGGTAAACTCGGGATTGGCCGCTTACTCGCAGAACTTTGAAACGTTGAAGCGCGACGGCGCGCCGGTGGATTGGGTGCCGCTCGATCCGGTTTACGCGAATTTGAATCCGCTGGGCCTGTCGGCGAAAGCGCCGCGCGCGAACGCTGGCAAGCTGTTCATCGATTTTGTTTTGTCGAAGACCGGTCAGGAGACGATCCGAGCGCAGCGCCGCGTGCCCGATCGCATCGATGTCTTACCCGATCCGCCGAAACTCGCGCAGGGGTTCACGGCGGTTTTTACCGCCGAGCAGGTTTACGAAAACTTCGATCGCTACGTGAAGCAGTTTCAAGAGATCTTTGGCAAGAACTGA
- a CDS encoding carboxymuconolactone decarboxylase family protein, which yields MGQLPSLTREQLSSENQKLWDGIYSGRTPGGGPYAVLMHSPQMAAHFSAVEDHFRNHGKLDPVDKELIILAIARAMNVRYPWSRHEIRAKQVGMRPEALETLRANTHLDALNAHERLVVEMTRTLLHERKMPDEMFARVQKELGNERLVEAVGLVAHYNFISMVARTFDLDAPPGTVTF from the coding sequence ATGGGCCAACTACCAAGCCTGACGCGCGAGCAACTCTCGTCGGAAAACCAAAAACTCTGGGACGGCATTTACTCCGGGCGCACGCCTGGCGGCGGCCCCTACGCGGTGCTGATGCACTCGCCGCAGATGGCTGCGCATTTCTCGGCTGTTGAAGACCATTTCCGCAATCACGGCAAGCTCGACCCGGTCGACAAAGAGCTGATCATTCTCGCCATCGCGCGGGCCATGAACGTGCGCTACCCGTGGAGCCGCCATGAGATTCGCGCCAAGCAAGTCGGCATGCGCCCGGAAGCGCTGGAGACTTTGCGCGCCAACACGCATCTCGATGCCTTGAACGCGCACGAGCGCCTGGTGGTTGAAATGACCCGCACTCTTTTACATGAGCGCAAGATGCCCGATGAGATGTTCGCCCGCGTGCAAAAAGAGCTCGGCAATGAGCGCTTGGTCGAAGCCGTCGGTTTGGTCGCTCACTACAATTTTATCTCGATGGTCGCGCGCACGTTCGACCTGGACGCGCCGCCGGGGACGGTGACTTTCTAA